In Uranotaenia lowii strain MFRU-FL chromosome 2, ASM2978415v1, whole genome shotgun sequence, one genomic interval encodes:
- the LOC129745001 gene encoding fatty acid synthase-like, with protein MPSEKRNMAAVGERVVISGISGRFPKSDNVAEFAKNLYAKRDLVDDLETRWKHVMPDMPRRTGKISKLNKFDGEFFGFDRRRRDTMDPQQRMLIEHAYEAVLDSGINPESIRGSRTGVYCGICFSETEVRMYYRSRPPKGLGILGCAKSQCANGVSYALDLRGPTHVIDTACSSSMYALDVAYKSIMNGECDAAIVMGTNLTLHPFITYQFALLGVLSKDGFCKPFDKDASGYSRAEAVCAVYLQKAKDAKRVYAQVVHSKTNCDGFKAEGITYPSGVVQQRLLQEFYDEVGISPTAVDYVEAHSTGTFVGDPEECDALDKIYCTGRKRALPVGSVKSSIGHTEASAGVCSIAKCVIAMENNMIPPNINFTESRPTIPSLVEGRLVVVHEAIPLAGPLVGINSFGFGGANSHALLCRNMLEKKNHGLPEDDLPRLVIWSGRTKEAVEVILNDVSQRPLDAEFIALLYNVQQEHTPGHRYRGFGIYSKNDSQPAILHNKAIDRILLEPLPLLVIFGGVNVFWRQELTALRQFPKIEKVFQECDSHLRSYKFDLHKQPTVKEQVLYDMVGTTVLQLATVEILRSIGVEFDLYGGYSVGQFTCAYIDGCLSLEQVVKLAFWHGLVYAELDTIYEMSALVKVSSKLDRTLLPPMPMNEKLTFGIISGHEKFINLQIQQLRSSQSIVEKLPFVSLRCESAKSASLVNRLRQTVNTVFSRNLNPSSKWINSKFGSNPSVLHTPTIHMPQSIANLLDEIPKHVVVLMGNGSDSLENVLNVLNRKPLNIPGGSRSSDPVQNFLTQVGHLHMVSKTKSIARLYPEVKFPVSRGTPMIAPLHRWDHRETAHVVQYNWDETSKSSIASYKISLGIRDFAYIDGHCIDGRVLFPATGYLLLVWDLLAYMAHRELNGLPVEFTDVQFLRATTITKQQTVNLCVLMQIVSGFFEVLEGDTVVVTGYAKPLVETTNVPVIEENERPSVVLPTKDFYKELRLRGYHYGGLFRSVLEARSDSSSAKIQWKGHWVPFLDCLLQLGIIGIDTRALMVPTAIDKISIDPKLHFAVMESMEDGCEYFTARCNTHLNVTVCGGVVISNPQVNTIARRSPPGVPVLEGYQFVPYHSEAVVSEKEAIRMCVQLALENVMSLNITVAEIHNPSLSVILPAFREAVADLPLVRTKLTLLSSQQIELDSITVEAKHFSETTELLFLVTDNVLTDEDLKQSIPKCLLPNGYILMRKAPGFDWRSVKVPDQFVHVATFHVDTNECLILLQRISKTLSDTPTVIKVDSNNLSWLPELKQAVKLRPVVLYSQNDQKSGVIGLVNCIRKEPKLQGVRCVFLDDPTLPAFDLSKPFYAKQLGLGLAINVFRDGHWGSYRHALLPPAMRTKSVKHHCYANCFNKGDLSSMMWFDGKWNEPGGDSNICTVSVCSLNFRDVMIATGRISSDAMNMDRLNLECELGFEFAGIAEDGRRIMGIVDTGALATKVKYDPELIWQVPDSWTLEEACTAPIVYGTVLMAFDMCSNIRKGKSILIHAGSGGVGLAAINLAMYHGLEVFTTVSTAEKKNYLLNLFPDLDPEKIGCSRDTSFEQMVKIQTKGRGVDYVLNSLSEEKLLASVRCLGYGGHFLEIGKYDMAKNTKLSMLLFQKGITFTSVMLDLMFKQGSLRRTDLHAKLTKALAAGIIKPLRTTVFDACDLEKAFRFLASGKHMGKVLLKVRKNETDLETIPIPYFPRVHCHSEAVSIIVGGLGGFGLELADWLIMRGCRKLVLSSSRGLSKAYQTYRIETWKRYGVEIKICTADITTDQGCKDLILEAKKLGSVSMIYNLAVRLRDSILENQTEETFADSLGPKAKATEFLDKWSRELCPELKQFVVFSSVSCGRGNAGQSNYGMSNSVMERIVERRHAEGLPAKAIQWGAVGDVGLVADMAEDKIDMEIGGTLQQRITSCLREMDYLLTSEYPLVASMVVAEKRLGTSKNAIEAVMNIMNIRDLKSISLESTLADIGMDSLMAVEIKQVLERDFDLVLSPQELRVLSFAKLTKLDEEKKAMSNDNQDENTKIGIQMLFRNLGNEENSEKTILHLESAGGNGNPILIIPGAEGVAGNVWNEIAKGIHAPVAILQLMSTIASNTVPEIVDCVIDELYSEFFGKHKTYSIVGYSFGSIIAIEIVKRLQAKGMQGQLLLIDGSPKFLKELSVKSLNENPTDEDIQKRLLAVVISIVFPNITMEKVVSIMNAPSFEGQIEKIIELSHDQTGYSANYVRQMTTALYKRVKITLTNTLDEDQPLDVPITLVRPTEVSYADADDDYGLSSYTTGEIDIRTIEGSHVTMLENPILVNLINTFNTEVL; from the exons ATGCCTTCTGAAAAGCGGAATATGGCAGCAGTCGGTGAAAGAGTCGTGATTTCGGGTATTTCCGGGAGGTTTCCGAAGTCGGATAATGTGGCTGAATTTGCTAAGAATTTGTACGCCAAAAGGGATTTGGTGGATGATTTGGAGACCCGTTGGAAGCATGTGATGCCGGATATGCCGCGAAGAACGGGGAAGATCAGTAAGTTGAACAAGTTCGATGGTGAATTTTTCGGTTTCGATCGGCGACGACGCGATACGATGGATCCGCAGCAGCGGATGTTGATTGAGCATGCGTACGAAGCCGTCTTGGACTCCGGAATCAATCCGGAGAGTATTCGTGGTTCAAGAACGGGCGTATACTGTGGGATTTGTTTTTCGGAGACCGAGGTGCGAATGTACTATAGATCTCGTCCGCCTAAGGGTTTGGGGATTTTGGG ATGTGCAAAGTCTCAGTGTGCCAATGGAGTGTCGTACGCACTGGATTTGAGAGGTCCAACGCATGTGATTGATACGGCCTGTAGTAGCTCGATGTACGCGTTGGATGTTGCGTACAAGAGTATCATGAACGGAGAGTGTGATGCTGCGATTGTGATGGGGACGAATTTGACGCTGCATCCTTTTATTACATATCAATTTGCGTTGTTGGGTGTTTTGTCGAAGGACGGTTTTTGCAAACCCTTCGACAAAGATGCTTCTGGCTACTCTCGAGCTGAAGCTGTCTGTGCCGTGTATTTGCAGAAAGCGAAGGATGCAAAACGAGTGTACGCACAAGTAGTTCATAGCAAAACCAATTGTGATGGGTTTAAAGCTGAAGGAATTACGTATCCATCAGGTGTTGTGCAACAGCGATTGCTGCAGGAGTTTTACGATGAAGTTGGCATCAGTCCAACTGCTGTGGACTACGTTGAAGCGCATAGTACCGGAACGTTTGTAGGTGATCCGGAAGAATGTGATGCCTTGGACAAAATATATTGCACAGGTCGAAAACGTGCTCTACCAGTGGGTTCTGTGAAGTCCAGTATTGGTCATACCGAGGCTTCAGCAGGAGTGTGCTCGATCGCGAAATGTGTGATTGCTATGGAGAACAATATGATTCCACCTAACATCAATTTCACCGAGAGTCGACCTACGATTCCTTCGCTTGTCGAAGGCCGTTTGGTAGTTGTCCACGAAGCGATACCCCTGGCTGGACCGTTGGTAGGAATTAATTCTTTCGGTTTCGGAGGGGCAAATTCACATGCTTTACTATGCCGCAACATGTTGGAGAAGAAGAATCATGGTTTACCCGAAGATGATCTTCCCAGGTTGGTTATTTGGTCGGGAAGAACAAAGGAAGCTGTTGAAGTGATTCTCAATGATGTTTCTCAACGACCACTTGATGCAGAGTTCATCGCTTTGCTTTATAACGTTCAACAAGAGCACACTCCTGGACATCGTTATCGTGGATTCGGTATATACTCCAAAAATGATTCTCAACCAGCAATTCTTCACAATAAGGCCATTGATCGAATTCTCTTGGAACCTCTTCCATTGTTAGTAATTTTTGGTGGTGTTAACGTATTTTGGCGTCAAGAACTAACCGCGCTACGACAGTTCCCTAAGATAGAGAAGGTATTCCAGGAGTGTGACAGCCATCTACGCAGCTACAAGTTTGATCTACACAAACAACCTACCGTGAAGGAGCAAGTTCTCTACGATATGGTTGGAACTACGGTGCTTCAGTTAGCAACAGTAGAAATTCTGCGATCAATTGGAGTTGAGTTTGATCTGTACGGTGGATATTCAGTTGGACAATTCACCTGTGCCTACATCGATGGCTGTTTGTCCCTGGAGCAAGTTGTGAAACTAGCATTCTGGCATGGTTTGGTGTATGCAGAGCTGGACACAATTTACGAAATGTCGGCCTTGGTTAAAGTTAGTTCCAAGCTTGATCGAACCTTGCTACCCCCGATGCCGATGAATGAGAAGTTAACTTTTGGCATCATAAGTGGTCACGAGAAGTTCATCAACCTACAAATACAGCAGCTTCGTTCTTCTCAATCAATCGTGGAAAAGTTACCGTTTGTCAGCTTGAGATGTGAGTCGGCTAAAAGCGCATCCCTGGTCAACAGACTCCGACAAACGGTCAACACTGTGTTTTCGCGTAATTTGAATCCTTCCAGCAAATGGATCAACTCAAAGTTTGGATCAAATCCCTCGGTCCTGCACACCCCAACCATTCACATGCCCCAATCGATAGCAAACCTGTTGGATGAAATTCCAAAGCACGTGGTTGTGCTGATGGGCAACGGAAGCGACTCTTTGGAGAATGTTCTTAACGTCCTGAACCGAAAACCTTTGAACATTCCTGGAGGCAGTCGATCCTCTGACCCGGTACAGAATTTCCTCACGCAGGTTGGACA ctTACACATGGTGTCCAAAACGAAGAGCATCGCGCGGCTTTACCCAGAAGTAAAGTTTCCAGTATCACGAGGAACTCCAATGATCGCACCGCTCCATCGATGGGATCATCGGGAGACGGCGCACGTGGTTCAATACAATTGGGACGAGACCTCCAAATCTTCAATTGCTTCGTACAAAATATCCCTGGGCATTCGTGATTTTGCGTACATCGATGGCCACTGTATCGATGGGCGAGTGCTATTCCCAGCTACCGGGTACCTGTTGCTCGTCTGGGATCTTTTGGCCTACATGGCTCACCGAGAGTTGAATGGTTTACCAGTGGAATTTACAGATGTGCAGTTTCTGAGGGCAACTACGATCACTAAACAGCAAACGGTGAATCTGTGCGTACTGATGCAGATTGTTTCCGGATTTTTCGAG gTACTCGAAGGCGATACGGTTGTGGTCACGGGTTACGCTAAACCGCTGGTAGAAACTACAAACGTACCGGTCATCGAGGAAAACGAGCGACCTTCAGTGGTTCTTCCTACGAAGGATTTCTACAAGGAACTTCGACTACGAGGCTATCACTATGGAGGCTTGTTCCGATCCGTACTAGAGGCCCGATCTGATTCATCATCCGCCAAGATTCAGTGGAAAGGTCATTGGGTTCCGTTCCTGGACTGTTTGCTGCAGCTGGGAATCATTGGAATCGATACGCGTGCACTGATGGTCCCGACAGCAATCGACAAAATTTCTATCGACCCGAAGCTTCATTTTGCGGTTATGGAATCCATGGAAGATGGTTGTGAATATTTCACGGCGCGCTGTAACACACACCTTAACGTGACCGTTTGTGGAGGAGTGGTTATATCGAATCCACAGGTGAACACCATAGCACGTCGAAGTCCTCCTGGTGTTCCAGTATTGGAGGGATATCAATTCGTTCCCTATCACTCGGAGGCGGTCGTTTCGGAGAAGGAAGCCATTCGGATGTGTGTACAGCTGGCTTTGGAGAACGTGATGTCTTTGAACATAACCGTCGCCGAGATCCACAACCCGAGCCTGTCAGTAATTCTGCCGGCATTCAGAGAAGCGGTTGCCGATCTACCACTTGTTCGCACTAAGCTTACCCTACTTTCTTCCCAACAAATTGAGCTGGATAGCATAACCGTTGAAGCGAAACACTTCTCGGAGACGACCGAATTACTTTTCCTGGTTACCGATAACGTTTTAACAGATGAAGACTTGAAACAATCTATTCCAAAGTGTCTTCTGCCCAATGGATACATCCTGATGCGGAAAGCTCCCGGCTTCGATTGGCGATCAGTCAAGGTTCCAGATCAGTTTGTCCACGTTGCCACGTTCCACGTCGATACGAACGAATGCTTGATACTGCTGCAGCGTATAAGCAAAACTTTGAGCGATACACCCACCGTTATAAAGGTTGATTCAAACAACCTCAGCTGGTTACCGGAGTTGAAGCAGGCGGTGAAACTGCGACCGGTAGTTTTGTACTCACAGAACGACCAGAAGTCGGGGGTGATCGGACTGGTCAACTGCATTCGGAAGGAACCGAAGCTGCAAGGAGTTCGCTGCGTATTTCTCGATGATCCAACCTTGCCTGCGTTTGACTTATCGAAGCCTTTCTATGCGAAACAGTTGGGTTTAGGGTTGGCAATAAACGTATTTCGAGATGGACACTGGGGAAGCTACCGGCATGCATTGCTTCCTCCTGCTATGCGCACAAAATCGGTCAAACATCACTGCTACGCCAATTGTTTCAACAAAGGAGATCTTTCATCGATGATGTGGTTCGATGGGAAGTGGAATGAACCCGGTGGCGATTCAAACATCTGTACTGTTTCGGTTTGCTCTTTAAACTTCAGAGATGTAATGATCGCAACCGGTAGAATATCTTCGGATGCTATGAACATGGATCGTTTGAACTTGGAGTGTGAGCTAGGTTTTGAGTTCGCTGGCATAGCTGAAGATGGGCGACGTATCATGGGAATTGTTGATACGGGAGCGTTGGCAACAAAGGTGAAGTATGATCCAGAGCTGATATGGCAGGTGCCAGATAGCTGGACCCTTGAGGAAGCATGTACTGCACCAATTGTTTACGGGACCGTTTTGATGGCATTCGATATGTGCAGTAACATTCGAAAGGGGAAATCTATTCTCATCCATGCTGGTTCGGGCGGTGTTGGATTGGCAGCTATCAACTTGGCCATGTATCACGGCTTGGAAGTATTCACCACTGTTAGCACAGCAGAAAAGAAAAACTATCTGCTAAATCTGTTCCCAGATCTAGATCCGGAGAAAATTGGGTGCTCGAGAGACACTTCCTTTGAGCAGATGGTTAAGATTCAAACCAAAGGTAGAGGCGTTGATTACGTGCTGAACTCTCTATCTGAGGAGAAGCTTCTCGCTTCCGTGCGGTGCTTGGGATATGGAGGCCATTTTCTGGAAATAGGAAAGTATGACATGGCTAAGAATACGAAGCTTAGCATGTTGCTGTTCCAAAAGGGTATAACATTCACTAGTGTCATGCTGGATTTGATGTTTAAGCAAGGTTCTTTACGTAGGacg GATCTACACGCCAAACTGACAAAAGCGTTGGCAGCTGGCATCATTAAACCGTTGCGAACTACCGTATTCGATGCATGTGATTTGGAGAAGGCGTTCCGATTCCTTGCCAGTGGCAAACACATGGGTAAAGTTTTGCTCAAGGTTCGGAAGAACGAAACGGACCTAGAGACGATACCGATACCTTACTTCCCGAGAGTCCATTGCCACTCGGAGGCGGTTAGCATCATCGTTGGAGGCCTCGGTGGTTTCGGGCTGGAACTTGCTGATTGGCTGATCATGCGAGGCTGTCGAAAACTTGTGCTCAGCTCGAGCAGAGGCTTGTCGAAAGCATACCAAACTTACAGAATTGA AACATGGAAGCGATATggagttgagataaaaatttgcacagctGATATAACTACCGATCAGGGTTGTAAAGATCTCATCTTGGAAGCCAAAAAACTAGGGTCCGTATCGATGATCTACAACCTTGCGGTGCGTCTTCGAGACTCAATTCTGGAGAACCAAACAGAGGAAACTTTTGCCGACAGCTTAGGTCCAAAAGCTAAAGCTACGGAATTTTTGGACAAGTGGAGTCGAGAGTTGTGTCCGGAGTTGAAGCAGTTCGTAGTTTTTTCCAGCGTGTCTTGTGGTCGAGGCAATGCGGGCCAAAGCAACTACGGAATGTCGAACTCGGTGATGGAACGAATTGTTGAACGTAGACATGCGGAGGGTCTACCGGCCAAAGCAATTCAGTGGGGCGCTGTTGGCGATGTAGGATTGGTAGCAGATATGGCCGAGGACAAGATCGATATGGAAATTGGAGGCACCTTGCAGCAACGTATAACTTCGTGCCTTCGAGAGATGGATTATCTGTTGACCAGCGAGTATCCTTTGGTGGCCAGCATGGTCGTTGCGGAGAAGCGTCTAGGAACTTCTAAAAATGCTATCGAGGCTGTTATGAATATCATGAACATTAGGGATCTGAAATCAATCTCGCTGGAAAGTACCTTGGCAGATATCGGTATGGATTCACTGATGGCAGTAGAAATCAAACAGGTGTTGGAGCGAGATTTTGATCTGGTTTTATCACCCCAAGAACTGCGGGTTCTTTCGTTTGCAAAGTTGACAAAGCTCGACGAAGAAAAGAAAGCTATGTCGAATGACAACCAAGATGAAAACACTAAAATTGGTATTCAGATGTTGTTCAGGAATCTTGGCAATGaagaaaacagtgaaaaaacaATTCTGCATTTGGAATCAGCCGGAGGAAATGGAAATCCAATTCTGATCATCCCGGGCGCAGAAGGTGTAGCTGGAAATGTTTGGAACGAAATCGCAAAGGGAATTCATGCTCCGGTCGCTATTTTACAGCTGATGAGTACAATCGCCTCCAATACCGTGCCGGAGATAGTGGACTGCGTTATTGACGAACTGTATTCAGAATTCTTCGGCAAACACAAAACCTATTCCATTGTGGGATATTCGTTTGGGTCGATCATTGCTATAGAAATCGTAAAACGTCTCCAGGCCAAAGGAATGCAAGGGCAACTTCTGCTTATAGATGGGTCACCCAAATTCCTGAAGGAGCTTTCGGTGAAATCGTTAAACGAGAATCCAACAGACGAGGACATTCAGAAGCGATTATTGGCAGTCGTTATTTCGATAGTTTTCCCCAACATAACGATGGAGAAGGTTGTTTCCATTATGAACGCGCCTTCCTTCGAAGGGCAAATTGAGAAGATCATTGAACTTTCCCACGACCAAACCGGATACTCGGCCAATTATGTTCGCCAAATGACAACAGCTCTGTACAAAAGGGTGAAAATCACATTAACTAACACTTTAGATGAAGATCAACCTCTGGATGTTCCGATAACCTTGGTGCGTCCTACGGAAGTCAGCTATGCGGATGCCGACGATGACTACGGGCTGTCGAGCTATACGACGGGAGAGATTGACATTCGTACCATCGAGGGTAGTCACGTAACGATGCTGGAGAATCCCATTCTGGTGAATTTGATAAATACCTTCAATACTGAAGTATTATAA